A region from the Xiphias gladius isolate SHS-SW01 ecotype Sanya breed wild chromosome 20, ASM1685928v1, whole genome shotgun sequence genome encodes:
- the fgf10a gene encoding fibroblast growth factor 10a produces the protein MCRWTVTQGAPVAWFSSCPCRRPASLLLSLTFLLLLLLLGPSSSSPLSTLSAPSDSEENHNAPRGTPPHIFTPHPPPSSSPVPLHASSARLPRATNVSSSSATVVGRHVRSSYNHLQGDVRQRKLFSYQKFFLRIDKKGTVNGTKSEDDPYSILEIKSVDVGVVAIRGLSSNHYLAISKKGVLYGARDFGPDCRLIERIEENKYNTYASAEWRNKKKHMFVGLNANGKPMKGRKTRRKNTATHFLPIVVQPR, from the exons ATGTGTAGATGGACAGTGACACAAGGTGCACCGGTCGCCTGGTTCTCCTCCTGCCCCTGCCGCAGACCTGCTtcactccttctctccctcacgttccttctcctgcttctcctgctcggaccctcctcatcctcacccctTTCCACTTTATCAGCACCGTCAGACTCTGAAGAGAACCACAATGCACCGAGAGGGACTCCTCCTCACATCTTCACCCCACATCCGCCACCTTCCTCATCACCCGTACCTCTGCACGCATCCTCTGCGAGGTTGCCACGGGCGACCAATGTGTCATCGTCCTCTGCGACGGTCGTCGGGCGCCACGTGCGGAGCAGCTACAACCATCTACAAGGAGATGTGCGCCAGAGGAAGCTGTTCTCCTACCAGAAATTCTTCCTTCGCATTGACAAGAAAGGAACAGTTAATGGCACCAAAAGCGAGGACGATCCATACA GTATTCTGGAGATCAAGTCAGTGGATGTGGGAGTGGTGGCCATCAGGGGCCTCAGCAGTAACCACTACCTGGCAATCAGCAAGAAGGGAGTGCTATACGGAGCG AGGGACTTTGGTCCGGACTGTCGTCTGATTGAACGCATCGAGGAGAACAAGTACAACACCTACGCTTCAGCAGAGTGGCGAAACAAGAAGAAGCACATGTTTGTGGGACTGAATGCCAACGGAAAGCCAATGAAGGGGAGGAAGACACGGAGGAAAAACACAGCCACTCACTTCCTGCCCATTGTGGTACAACCACGATGA